The Akkermansia sp. N21116 genome includes a region encoding these proteins:
- a CDS encoding exo-alpha-sialidase: protein MKKTPFTKLILPLAGMAAFLGFSQLARSSESFETAPQGALSSFQSQYGTITSAPDNAAIIGKAKSGKNGLRILGGTGKSIKLDLKDSPKVDVSMNAWAERWTSKPPFQLTITAETPSGEKTIYQNSDSIKTGGLNSKIEAQIPAGTKSLTFSLNSADNGGMIMDDLYIVPSSPMVFKEISSNAPVIPAMIRRDFNPVLRIDIATEGGLKPLELTDVYLKFDGTTDMKDIKSVQLVRGNEKPGDQAGEPFGAPVTPNGSSKDLRLTGKMPLESGINSFWVNVLLKDTANIGHHISLKATGAIVGRKPAKIQEPAVANQRIGYTVAQPGDKVTPGNRVSKSFRIPGLVRTNQGTLIAVYDIRYNHHGDLPADIDVGIRRSEDGGQTWSPLQIALSCKTLTGKKTSDGCGDPSILVDRKTGRIWVAGVWSRGFHPIWNSKPGSTAPDDCGQFVLAYSDDDGKTWSDPINITEQVKSIETGTDSDWGALFQGPGNGICLKDGTLVFPAQYWAVDKVGENKTARRGHSTIVYSQDHGKTWHCGTGFRPNTSECQVVELKDGSIMINARDESRSGYRVVYVTKDLGKTWTEHPSSQNKNGKGLMEPGACQASIERVFDNGPAKDAFFFSNPASHSGRNHMTIKASMNEGSTWPEKFSHLYDERPGFGYSALCPVDSQHIGVLYEGNNGFIYFLKFPYKELLAQ from the coding sequence ATGAAAAAGACTCCCTTCACAAAACTCATTTTACCTCTTGCCGGAATGGCGGCCTTCCTGGGATTCTCCCAGCTTGCCCGTTCCTCGGAAAGCTTCGAAACCGCTCCGCAAGGAGCGCTATCCAGTTTCCAGTCGCAATATGGGACCATAACCAGCGCTCCGGATAATGCCGCTATCATCGGCAAGGCAAAATCCGGCAAGAATGGCCTCCGCATTCTGGGAGGCACAGGGAAAAGCATCAAACTCGACTTGAAGGACTCTCCCAAAGTCGATGTTTCCATGAATGCCTGGGCCGAACGCTGGACATCCAAACCTCCGTTTCAACTGACTATCACGGCAGAAACGCCATCCGGCGAGAAAACCATTTACCAGAACAGCGACTCCATCAAAACCGGAGGACTCAATTCCAAAATCGAGGCCCAGATTCCCGCAGGAACCAAGTCCCTTACATTCAGCCTGAATTCTGCTGATAACGGAGGCATGATCATGGATGACCTGTATATTGTTCCTTCCTCTCCAATGGTATTCAAGGAGATCTCAAGCAATGCCCCGGTTATTCCCGCCATGATCAGAAGAGACTTTAACCCGGTACTTCGGATCGATATTGCTACAGAAGGCGGTTTGAAGCCTTTGGAATTGACGGATGTCTATCTCAAATTCGACGGAACAACCGACATGAAGGACATTAAATCCGTCCAACTCGTCCGAGGAAATGAAAAACCCGGCGATCAGGCCGGTGAACCTTTCGGCGCGCCCGTCACCCCCAACGGATCATCCAAAGATCTGCGTCTAACCGGCAAAATGCCATTGGAATCGGGTATCAACAGCTTCTGGGTCAATGTCCTGCTCAAGGATACAGCCAATATAGGCCACCATATTTCACTCAAGGCAACAGGTGCTATCGTAGGCCGCAAACCCGCTAAGATCCAAGAACCGGCAGTAGCCAACCAAAGGATCGGCTACACGGTCGCCCAACCGGGAGACAAAGTCACACCTGGAAATAGAGTCTCCAAGTCATTCCGTATCCCGGGCCTCGTCCGTACCAATCAAGGAACACTCATTGCCGTCTACGACATTCGCTACAACCACCATGGTGATCTTCCGGCAGATATTGACGTAGGCATCCGTCGTTCCGAAGACGGGGGACAAACATGGTCACCCCTTCAAATCGCCCTTTCCTGCAAAACTCTAACGGGTAAAAAAACAAGCGACGGATGCGGAGATCCATCCATCCTCGTCGATCGCAAAACCGGCCGTATCTGGGTCGCCGGAGTCTGGAGCCGGGGGTTCCATCCCATCTGGAACAGTAAACCCGGATCTACAGCCCCAGACGATTGTGGACAATTTGTCCTGGCATACAGTGACGACGACGGAAAGACATGGTCTGATCCAATCAATATTACCGAACAAGTTAAAAGCATCGAAACCGGTACCGATTCCGACTGGGGCGCCCTGTTCCAAGGTCCCGGTAATGGCATTTGCCTGAAAGACGGCACTCTCGTCTTCCCCGCCCAATACTGGGCCGTAGACAAAGTCGGCGAAAACAAAACGGCACGCCGAGGACACTCCACCATCGTTTATTCCCAAGATCACGGCAAGACCTGGCACTGCGGAACGGGCTTTCGTCCCAACACATCCGAATGCCAGGTAGTCGAACTTAAGGACGGTTCCATCATGATCAATGCCCGCGATGAATCCCGCAGCGGGTACAGGGTCGTGTACGTCACGAAAGATCTCGGGAAAACGTGGACAGAACACCCGTCCTCGCAAAACAAAAACGGCAAGGGACTCATGGAACCGGGGGCATGCCAGGCCAGCATCGAACGCGTCTTCGACAACGGCCCGGCCAAAGATGCCTTTTTCTTCTCCAACCCCGCCAGCCATAGTGGGCGCAACCATATGACGATCAAAGCATCCATGAACGAAGGCTCTACTTGGCCGGAGAAATTCAGCCATCTTTACGACGAACGCCCCGGCTTTGGTTACTCCGCCCTCTGCCCGGTAGACTCCCAGCACATCGGAGTTTTATATGAAGGCAATAATGGGTTCATCTATTTCCTCAAATTCCCGTACAAGGAACTATTGGCTCAATAA
- a CDS encoding L-threonylcarbamoyladenylate synthase, with product METRIYEVDSLEDNRKLYVLAAETLGKGELVALPTETVYGLGADALNPDAVAKVFDTKERPKFDPLIVHLASARDLPRVANIPDALKEVVEKLSREFWPGPFTMVLPKTDAVPDIVTGGLDTVAVRVSAHPVMRGVAKALGNPIAAPSANRFGRISPTSAAAVIKELGGRIEMVLDAGACSEGLESTIVKPVLDEKGKPAVELLREGPVTREQFRNLVKVIRKKPSKKKENPENQVVLNAPGQLSSHYAPGKKMILLPKDEAFEPEEGVRYGLLTFEGDSPLVDSCSWDKVYVLSPGSGRLSEAAVRLFALMRQMDEDESIDIIVAESLPENGLGAAMMDRLRRASFSRK from the coding sequence ATGGAAACCCGGATTTATGAGGTAGATTCCCTGGAGGACAACCGCAAGCTTTACGTTCTTGCCGCTGAAACTTTGGGGAAAGGCGAACTTGTCGCCCTTCCAACGGAAACCGTGTATGGCCTCGGAGCGGATGCCCTGAATCCTGATGCGGTGGCTAAAGTGTTCGATACGAAGGAGCGGCCGAAGTTCGATCCGTTAATTGTACATCTGGCGAGTGCCCGCGATTTGCCGCGCGTGGCAAATATTCCTGATGCTCTCAAGGAAGTTGTCGAAAAATTGTCCCGCGAGTTTTGGCCGGGACCGTTTACCATGGTTCTTCCCAAGACGGATGCAGTGCCGGATATTGTGACGGGCGGGCTGGATACGGTGGCCGTCCGCGTATCGGCCCATCCCGTGATGCGTGGTGTAGCCAAGGCATTGGGAAATCCTATTGCAGCGCCGAGCGCCAACAGATTCGGCCGTATCAGTCCGACGAGTGCTGCTGCCGTCATCAAGGAACTGGGTGGCAGGATAGAAATGGTCCTTGATGCCGGAGCTTGTTCAGAAGGGTTGGAAAGTACGATCGTTAAACCCGTTCTTGATGAAAAAGGCAAACCTGCCGTGGAACTCCTTCGTGAAGGGCCTGTAACGAGAGAACAGTTTAGGAACCTGGTTAAGGTCATTCGCAAGAAACCCTCCAAGAAGAAGGAAAATCCTGAAAATCAAGTCGTGTTGAATGCACCGGGGCAGTTGTCCAGCCATTATGCCCCGGGTAAAAAGATGATCCTTTTGCCGAAGGACGAAGCTTTTGAGCCCGAAGAAGGTGTCAGATACGGTTTATTGACTTTCGAAGGGGACTCTCCCCTGGTGGATTCCTGTTCATGGGACAAGGTTTACGTATTAAGCCCGGGCAGCGGTCGATTGTCGGAAGCTGCCGTGCGCCTGTTTGCACTGATGCGTCAGATGGATGAAGACGAATCAATAGACATTATTGTGGCGGAATCCCTGCCCGAGAACGGTCTCGGTGCGGCGATGATGGATCGCCTGAGACGTGCCTCCTTCTCCCGGAAGTAA
- a CDS encoding histidine triad nucleotide-binding protein has product MSEKTLFEKIYDGEIPASIVYQDDMCCCFRDIDPKAPTHLLLVPRKPIARIEKATADDAVILGHLMLKVGDIARQEGLDEGGFRVVINNGPDAGEAVPHLHLHILGGRSLQWPPG; this is encoded by the coding sequence ATGAGCGAAAAAACATTATTTGAAAAAATCTACGATGGGGAGATTCCTGCTTCCATCGTATATCAGGACGACATGTGCTGTTGCTTCCGGGACATTGATCCGAAAGCGCCGACTCATCTCCTCCTCGTCCCTCGCAAACCGATTGCCCGTATCGAGAAAGCTACGGCTGACGATGCGGTGATTTTAGGGCATCTGATGCTCAAGGTAGGAGATATAGCCCGTCAGGAAGGACTTGACGAAGGTGGTTTCCGGGTTGTGATCAACAACGGTCCCGATGCCGGAGAAGCTGTTCCTCATCTTCACCTGCACATTCTGGGAGGTCGTTCTCTTCAATGGCCTCCGGGCTAG
- the crcB gene encoding fluoride efflux transporter CrcB, whose translation MTKSICTSIGYSNSLSFRSMLSIQEILCVMISGAIGVLARYLISIWAVSKIGTGFPYGTFIVNIAGCFIMGVFMVLSTERFIASPYAKLIVGVGFLGGLTTFGSFSYETLYLFQNGQILKAGLNLFGNVGIGLFATLAGAALTRLAL comes from the coding sequence TTGACGAAGTCTATCTGCACCAGCATAGGTTACAGCAATTCCCTGTCCTTCCGTTCCATGCTTTCCATTCAAGAAATTCTGTGTGTGATGATCAGCGGCGCCATTGGCGTACTGGCTCGCTATCTGATCTCCATCTGGGCCGTCTCGAAAATTGGCACGGGATTTCCGTACGGAACATTCATTGTCAACATTGCCGGATGTTTCATCATGGGGGTGTTCATGGTTCTTTCTACGGAACGATTCATTGCGAGCCCGTATGCCAAACTCATTGTCGGAGTCGGTTTCCTGGGAGGATTGACCACGTTCGGCTCCTTCAGTTACGAGACGCTTTACTTGTTTCAAAACGGCCAGATTCTCAAAGCCGGGTTGAATTTGTTCGGCAATGTCGGCATCGGCTTGTTCGCTACTCTGGCGGGCGCCGCCCTGACCCGGCTGGCCTTGTAA
- the rpmF gene encoding 50S ribosomal protein L32 yields MAAPKRRTSKMKQRSRLAAQAWRAPKLRQCPKCGSSVPGHTACPVCGTYTTRGGKEITVKAEA; encoded by the coding sequence ATGGCAGCACCCAAACGCAGAACGTCCAAGATGAAGCAGAGATCCCGCCTTGCCGCTCAGGCTTGGCGTGCTCCCAAGCTCCGCCAGTGCCCCAAGTGTGGCAGTAGCGTCCCCGGTCACACCGCATGTCCTGTTTGCGGCACTTATACGACCCGCGGAGGCAAGGAAATCACGGTTAAGGCGGAAGCCTGA
- the plsX gene encoding phosphate acyltransferase PlsX — MKIALDVMGGDHAPGINIEGAQRALDAFPKIDKIYMVGREEVVRAACDAAGLSGPRIEIVPAMEVVEMNESGLLAVRQKKNSSMSVAVDLVKSGEAEAVVSAGNTGAAVAASTIKLRLLKGVERAGIVSQLPNDYGVCNVTDTGANPDAKPRHVVGYAVMASVLANKIYKKPRPKVGLMSNGSEDEKGNEFAKATFHLLKHMEEQGRLPFDFLGNVEGHDLFEHEVDVVLTDGFTGNVLLKTCEATAKAFSNWLKREIKKSPIRMAGAAICSGAFRAMKDRLSYESVGGSPLLGVNGVSIIAHGGSSGLAVSNALRVAKEMLECGVNPMIEEEMDRLGKIPDLNEDSH; from the coding sequence ATGAAAATAGCACTCGACGTGATGGGGGGAGACCACGCCCCCGGTATCAATATTGAAGGCGCCCAACGAGCTTTGGACGCATTCCCCAAGATCGATAAAATCTACATGGTTGGTCGGGAGGAGGTTGTTCGTGCAGCTTGCGATGCGGCAGGCTTGTCCGGTCCTCGCATCGAAATCGTGCCAGCCATGGAAGTGGTGGAGATGAACGAATCCGGTCTCCTAGCCGTCCGGCAGAAGAAAAATTCATCTATGTCGGTAGCTGTGGACCTGGTGAAGTCGGGTGAGGCGGAAGCCGTTGTCAGCGCTGGTAATACAGGGGCTGCCGTTGCTGCCTCAACTATTAAACTGCGTTTGCTTAAAGGTGTCGAACGCGCCGGCATCGTCTCCCAGTTGCCGAATGACTACGGAGTCTGCAATGTAACGGACACGGGGGCAAATCCCGACGCCAAGCCGCGCCATGTGGTCGGCTATGCCGTGATGGCCAGCGTTCTTGCCAACAAGATTTACAAAAAGCCTCGTCCCAAGGTAGGTCTGATGAGCAACGGTTCGGAAGACGAGAAGGGTAATGAATTTGCCAAGGCGACATTCCATCTTCTCAAGCATATGGAAGAACAGGGACGCCTGCCTTTCGACTTCCTCGGCAATGTGGAAGGCCATGATTTGTTTGAACACGAAGTGGATGTCGTTCTGACGGACGGTTTCACAGGAAACGTTCTTCTCAAAACCTGCGAAGCAACTGCCAAAGCTTTCTCTAACTGGCTGAAGAGGGAAATCAAGAAATCTCCTATCCGTATGGCCGGCGCTGCCATATGCTCCGGTGCCTTCCGGGCCATGAAGGATCGTCTTTCCTACGAAAGTGTGGGAGGAAGCCCTCTTTTGGGTGTCAACGGTGTGTCTATCATCGCCCATGGTGGATCGTCCGGCCTGGCTGTCAGCAATGCCTTGCGGGTTGCCAAAGAAATGCTGGAGTGCGGTGTCAATCCCATGATCGAAGAGGAAATGGATCGACTGGGGAAGATACCCGATCTTAACGAGGATTCTCATTGA
- a CDS encoding HDIG domain-containing metalloprotein: METRSVSSPHTATAYGDSWAERMNQNKILLFAQIFFMMAFLLIIFTGSPINKDLTTWGVIRSDLWLLGMSVALLPVYWIASGSRFWSNKVFTVTWGSILIHLGLIVLIRSLMDNDESSLAISRMILPYILAPMVATVLVGPAMGSFATFAVSLLGFAFVSDEYRMNYMAVSMLSGMLTVLLSRNLRSRAQLLRAGLLSGVVVFLMGSMLNTINFNVARSEIDILAYEIFASFGVSIILAILISGVLPVMEALFKIVTPISWLELSDMNHKLLKEMQLTAPGTFHHCLMVAQLAEAAAEAIGANANYCRVASYYHDIGKLKYPQYFIENISDGEPNPHDELTPNMSARIIMGHVSEGVALAQENKLNRQIIDVIQQHHGTTLAYFFYRKAMEYRKEMLEKVEKGQANADDVPEVLEENFRYSGPSPQTREIGIVSLADVVESATRSLHEPTMEALREMIDKVIKARIVDGHLDASGLTFGDLKTVRDVFLSTIKNMRHSRIAYPQEEKKGSQKQESQTLSVEDSPDKEDDASEKAEEQSDSPSNASPSTEKSVDPDIALEEKRQDEVPPDSDKTLDRLEKLNAEDGKGNTSEPSEDEGKESLAIPAAESKSETVESSVPPGKSDPSILANYPIPGGKSE, encoded by the coding sequence GTGGAAACAAGATCCGTTTCCTCTCCCCATACTGCCACTGCGTATGGGGACAGCTGGGCTGAGCGCATGAACCAGAATAAAATTCTGCTTTTTGCCCAGATTTTCTTCATGATGGCTTTTCTGCTCATCATTTTTACAGGAAGTCCCATTAACAAGGACTTGACGACCTGGGGGGTGATTCGTTCCGATTTGTGGCTGCTCGGCATGTCTGTAGCATTGCTGCCCGTGTACTGGATTGCGTCCGGTTCCCGTTTTTGGAGTAACAAGGTCTTTACTGTTACATGGGGAAGTATTCTTATTCATTTGGGCTTGATCGTTCTCATACGGAGTTTGATGGACAATGACGAAAGTTCTCTGGCTATCTCCCGGATGATCTTGCCGTATATCCTGGCTCCTATGGTAGCCACTGTCCTGGTTGGGCCGGCCATGGGATCATTTGCCACCTTTGCCGTCTCACTCCTCGGTTTTGCCTTTGTCTCCGACGAATACCGGATGAACTATATGGCTGTGAGTATGCTCAGCGGAATGCTTACCGTGCTCCTTTCCCGTAATCTACGCAGCCGGGCTCAGTTGTTAAGGGCCGGGTTGTTGTCGGGAGTCGTCGTCTTTCTGATGGGCTCCATGTTGAATACAATCAACTTCAATGTCGCAAGGTCTGAGATAGATATTCTGGCATATGAAATTTTTGCTTCCTTCGGGGTCAGCATTATTCTGGCCATTTTGATTAGTGGTGTTCTGCCCGTCATGGAAGCTCTTTTCAAGATTGTTACACCTATTTCATGGCTGGAACTTTCCGACATGAATCACAAACTGCTCAAGGAAATGCAATTAACGGCTCCTGGGACTTTCCACCACTGCCTCATGGTGGCCCAGCTGGCCGAAGCGGCTGCGGAAGCGATTGGAGCCAATGCCAACTACTGCCGTGTTGCATCCTATTACCATGATATCGGGAAACTAAAATATCCTCAGTATTTCATCGAAAATATTTCCGATGGGGAACCCAATCCACACGATGAACTGACACCGAACATGAGTGCCAGAATTATTATGGGACATGTCTCCGAAGGGGTTGCCTTAGCCCAGGAAAACAAACTCAATCGCCAGATTATCGATGTCATCCAGCAGCACCATGGTACCACTCTTGCCTATTTCTTCTATAGGAAGGCTATGGAATACCGAAAGGAAATGCTCGAAAAAGTAGAGAAAGGCCAAGCCAATGCCGATGATGTCCCCGAAGTGCTGGAAGAAAACTTCCGCTATTCCGGTCCCAGTCCCCAGACGCGTGAAATTGGTATCGTCAGCCTTGCTGATGTCGTGGAAAGTGCGACTCGTTCCTTGCATGAGCCGACGATGGAAGCCCTTCGCGAGATGATTGACAAGGTCATCAAGGCGCGGATTGTGGATGGTCATCTGGATGCCAGCGGACTGACCTTCGGCGATTTGAAAACCGTGCGAGATGTTTTCCTCTCCACAATCAAAAACATGCGCCACAGCCGCATTGCCTATCCTCAGGAAGAAAAGAAAGGCAGCCAGAAGCAAGAATCCCAGACATTATCTGTGGAAGATTCTCCCGACAAAGAGGATGATGCATCGGAAAAAGCAGAAGAACAATCCGATTCTCCCTCCAATGCTTCTCCCTCGACAGAAAAATCCGTTGATCCTGATATCGCGCTGGAGGAAAAACGGCAGGACGAGGTTCCTCCTGACTCAGACAAGACTCTGGACCGTCTCGAAAAATTGAATGCAGAAGATGGGAAGGGAAATACCTCGGAACCGTCGGAAGATGAGGGGAAAGAGTCTCTTGCTATCCCTGCTGCGGAGTCTAAGTCGGAGACCGTAGAATCCTCCGTACCTCCGGGAAAGAGCGATCCTTCCATTTTGGCCAACTACCCGATACCGGGAGGTAAATCCGAATGA
- the ybeY gene encoding rRNA maturation RNase YbeY — protein sequence MMKPALELYSHVENSCLSGDLLRDLARALEYCLDDILKTPRGPDHVLGELETVEISIVDDQTIADIHARFLNDPSATDVITFPHGDGMGELIISLDTAFRQAATFGEPWERELFRYMVHGLLHLQGYLDATPEERSLMFSYQEPLVLLYSPWTTA from the coding sequence ATGATGAAACCAGCTCTGGAACTTTATTCCCACGTTGAAAATTCTTGCTTGTCCGGTGACTTGCTGCGGGATTTGGCGCGAGCTTTAGAGTATTGCCTGGATGATATTCTCAAAACGCCCCGTGGACCGGATCATGTTCTGGGCGAATTGGAAACAGTGGAAATATCCATCGTTGACGATCAGACCATTGCCGATATTCATGCCAGATTCCTGAACGATCCTTCCGCAACCGACGTTATTACTTTCCCCCATGGGGATGGAATGGGAGAGCTCATCATCAGTCTCGATACTGCCTTTCGTCAGGCCGCAACTTTCGGAGAACCCTGGGAGCGGGAATTGTTCCGTTACATGGTCCACGGCCTTCTTCATCTCCAAGGATATCTGGATGCCACCCCCGAAGAGCGTTCCCTCATGTTCTCCTATCAAGAACCCCTGGTTCTTCTCTATTCGCCTTGGACGACTGCATAA
- a CDS encoding glycoside hydrolase family 95 protein encodes MKNSLFTLTLLASCSIASQATASSDHPTSNYLWYEQPAKLYGHSPMGRENLKTAGNNNGNPWESEALPIGNGRIGAMVFGGDKIERLALNEISLWTGGSVSTDAYNYGPKSGKEDFGAYQPFGDLLITFHNDQPTENYERSLDLTTGIAKTSYTSNGVNYTREVFASYPHQVIVMTCKADKPGQLNADFILKPAHDAKVTAVSSGQNNKLTISGTLANGEEFEGVVSIIPKGGTVTATGGSKNVSVTYEKRYAECNLDTIPKLVVKNGSECIVILSMATDYVMDHSKNWKGESPQKKNNFYMAKALRTPIAELKKAHIDNYKALFDRVKLNLGKTDAELASLPTDKRLKAYKTRLDNNTTKGAGQERLYTVETNDPELEETLFQYGRYMLISGSRPGNLPVNLQGLWNDMVSPPWASDYHNNINVQMCYWGAEPANLSECHIPLVNYINAMQDPLRNFTKKQFKPENGKETRGWTVRTSQNIFGGHAWQWNIPSNAWYARHLWDHFAFTCDKNYLKNVAYPIMKEVSEFWEDNLKELGDKGEGFFSAEKNINREELADIKKGTLVAPKAWSPEHGPREDGVSHDQQLIWDVFTNTITAGNVLGGNQAFSKELAEKRDRLAKPKIGKEGNLQEWMIDRIARTDHRHTSHLYAVYPGNEISMEKTPELAKAARNSLEWRGTTGDSRRSWTWPWRTALWARFKEGDRAHDMVAGLLHHNILPNMLANHAPMQMDGTYGITGAMCEMLVQSHTGDFTKMPEISLLPSPAKSWPSGSVKGLKARGNITVDFEWKDGKVTTYKLTSPLRRPVKLTVNGETKTVTPEESNIKK; translated from the coding sequence ATGAAAAACTCCCTATTTACACTCACACTGCTTGCCTCGTGCTCCATCGCATCGCAGGCAACCGCCTCATCCGACCATCCCACTTCCAACTACCTTTGGTACGAGCAACCCGCCAAGCTTTACGGACATTCTCCCATGGGACGGGAAAATTTAAAGACTGCCGGTAACAACAACGGGAATCCATGGGAATCCGAAGCCCTGCCTATTGGAAACGGGCGCATCGGAGCCATGGTCTTTGGAGGCGATAAAATCGAACGGCTCGCCCTCAACGAAATCAGTCTATGGACCGGCGGAAGCGTATCCACGGATGCTTACAACTATGGTCCCAAGTCCGGAAAGGAAGATTTTGGTGCTTACCAACCCTTCGGAGACCTGCTCATCACTTTCCATAACGACCAGCCCACCGAAAACTACGAACGCAGCCTCGACCTTACCACCGGCATCGCAAAAACAAGTTACACCAGCAACGGAGTCAATTACACCCGCGAAGTCTTCGCCAGCTATCCCCACCAGGTCATCGTCATGACCTGTAAAGCCGATAAACCCGGTCAGCTCAACGCCGACTTCATCCTCAAACCCGCTCACGACGCCAAAGTCACAGCCGTCAGCTCCGGGCAAAACAACAAGCTCACCATCTCCGGAACCCTGGCAAACGGAGAAGAATTTGAAGGAGTCGTCAGCATTATCCCCAAAGGAGGTACCGTTACTGCTACCGGCGGATCCAAAAACGTTTCCGTCACATACGAAAAACGTTACGCCGAATGCAATCTGGATACCATCCCCAAACTTGTCGTCAAAAACGGCAGCGAATGCATCGTTATTCTTTCCATGGCAACCGACTACGTCATGGACCATTCCAAAAACTGGAAAGGCGAATCGCCCCAGAAGAAAAATAACTTTTATATGGCAAAAGCTCTGCGAACCCCTATTGCCGAGCTAAAGAAAGCCCACATCGACAACTACAAAGCTCTCTTCGACCGCGTCAAACTTAACCTCGGCAAAACCGACGCCGAACTTGCCTCTCTTCCCACCGACAAGCGCCTGAAAGCTTACAAAACCCGCCTGGATAACAACACCACGAAGGGAGCTGGTCAAGAACGCCTCTATACGGTGGAAACCAACGATCCGGAACTAGAGGAAACTCTCTTCCAGTACGGACGCTACATGCTCATCTCCGGTTCTCGTCCCGGAAACCTCCCCGTCAACCTGCAAGGTCTTTGGAACGATATGGTCTCGCCTCCATGGGCCAGTGACTATCACAATAACATCAACGTCCAAATGTGCTATTGGGGAGCAGAACCGGCAAACCTCTCCGAATGCCATATCCCGCTTGTCAACTACATCAACGCGATGCAGGATCCGCTCCGCAACTTCACCAAAAAGCAATTCAAGCCTGAAAACGGCAAAGAAACGCGCGGATGGACCGTCCGTACCTCCCAAAACATCTTCGGAGGACACGCCTGGCAATGGAATATTCCCAGTAACGCATGGTACGCTCGCCACCTCTGGGATCATTTCGCCTTCACCTGCGACAAAAATTACCTTAAAAATGTCGCCTATCCTATCATGAAGGAAGTTTCCGAATTCTGGGAAGACAATCTCAAAGAACTCGGAGACAAGGGTGAAGGTTTCTTCAGTGCCGAAAAAAATATCAATCGAGAAGAACTTGCCGACATCAAAAAAGGCACTCTCGTCGCTCCGAAGGCATGGTCTCCGGAACACGGGCCGCGTGAAGATGGAGTCTCCCACGACCAGCAACTCATTTGGGATGTCTTCACCAATACTATCACCGCCGGCAATGTCCTCGGAGGAAACCAGGCTTTCTCCAAAGAACTCGCTGAAAAACGCGACCGCCTTGCCAAGCCAAAAATCGGCAAGGAAGGCAATCTTCAGGAATGGATGATCGACCGCATCGCCAGAACCGACCACCGCCACACATCCCATCTGTACGCTGTTTATCCCGGCAACGAAATCAGTATGGAAAAAACGCCCGAACTCGCCAAAGCAGCCCGCAATTCCCTCGAATGGCGCGGTACGACCGGCGACTCCCGCCGTTCCTGGACCTGGCCATGGAGAACAGCCCTCTGGGCTCGTTTCAAAGAAGGCGACCGCGCCCACGATATGGTCGCAGGCCTCCTCCATCACAATATTCTTCCCAACATGCTGGCTAACCACGCCCCCATGCAAATGGACGGTACCTATGGTATCACCGGAGCCATGTGCGAAATGCTCGTCCAGTCCCACACGGGAGATTTCACTAAAATGCCTGAAATATCCCTCTTGCCCTCCCCAGCCAAATCATGGCCAAGTGGTTCAGTCAAAGGCCTCAAAGCCCGCGGAAACATCACCGTCGACTTCGAGTGGAAGGATGGAAAAGTGACCACCTACAAACTCACGTCCCCTCTTCGCCGTCCTGTCAAGCTCACCGTCAACGGCGAAACTAAAACAGTCACACCCGAAGAATCGAACATCAAGAAGTAA